tacccccccctcctcctccccccactacccctcccctccccctcccccccccccccaccctccctgatGGAGGTTCTGTGACGTACGGGTTGTCCGGATGGTCCAGGTGACCCTCGTGGTCCGAGCAGCCCCCTGGAACCctgcggggggggagagaggggagaaaagatcACACATCATTGGGGGCCGTGCACCCAGCAGgctgacccccctcccccacccccacagcccCCAGCACCCAGCCTCCAGCACCCTGCCTCCAGCACCCTTCCCCAGCACCCTTCCCCCAGCACCCTTCCCCCAGCACCCTGCCCCCAGCACCCTGCCCCCAGCCTCCAGCACCCTTCCCCCAGCACCCTGCCCCCAGCACCCTGCCCCCAGCACCGAGCACCCTGCCCCCAGCCTCCAGCACCCTTCCCCCAGCACCCTGCCCCCAGCACCGAGCACCCTGCCCCCAGCACCCTTCCCCCAGCCTCCAGCACCCAGCCTCCAGCACCCTTCCCCCAGCACCCTGTCCCCAGCACCCTGCCCCCAGCACCCTGCACCCAGCCTCCAGCACCCAGCCTCCAGCACCCTTCCCCCAGCACCCTGTCCCCAGCACCCTGCCCCCAGCACCCTGCACCCAGCACCTGCCCCCAGCACCCTGTCCCCAGCACCCGGCACCCTGCCCCCAGCACCCTTCCCCCAACACCCTTCGCCCAACACCCTTCGCCCAACACCCAGCCCCCACCACCCCCGGGTGGAGGTGCGGTTACTCACAGATTCTCCGGGCAGTCCACGTGGCCCGATCTCTCCGTCGTCTCCCTGGAGACAAAACACAGGAACCCTGAGTGGACGGAGGGATGGTCAGAGTGTCATTGGTCAGGGGGTCATTGGTCAGGGGGTCATTGGTCAGGGGGTCATTGGTCAGGGGGTCAGAGATCGGTGTTCAGGGGGTCAGTGGTCAGGTGGTCAGTGGTGTGGCAGACAGACACAGCCTGTGGTTACTCACCCTCATGCCATCCTCTCCTGTGGTTCCCGGCGGTCCCTGCCCTCCCGTCTCTCCCTGTGTGAACACAAACACAACGTCAGGATGCTGCCGGAacgggatagaggggggggggggggggggagagaatgggaataCCGGGAATGCCGGAACGTTCCACCACTCACATAAACTGATCACTGTGATGGGATTGTACTGCAGGCTCTCAACATCAAGCTGGAAGCACATGGACAGATCAAGGAATGACCAGAGGTCACGGGTTCAAGGTGATGGGTGGTGGGTGTCGgggatgagctgccggaggaggtgcttgaggctgggactatcccaacgtttaagatacacttagacaggtacatgaataggacaggtttggagggatatgggccaaacgcgggcaagttgggttgaaggaagggcctgtttccgtgactctgggactagtgcaaatggggcatgttggccggtgtgggcaagttgggccaaagggcctgtttccgtgctgggtgactagtgtagatggggcatgttggccggtgtgggcaagttgggttgaaggaagggcctgtttccgtgctgggtgactagtgtagatggggcatgttggccggtgtgggcaagttgggccaaagggcctgtttctgtgctgggtgactagtgtagatgggacatgttggccggtgtgggcaagttgggccaaagggcctgtttctgtgctgggtgactagtgtagatggggcatgttggccggtgtgggcaagttgggctgaaggaagggcctggttccgtgctgtgtgactctgttggtgGGTGAGTTCCCCAATATTAACTCAGTGCAAGATGCCTGGATCAGACAGATAGTTCGATGAACCCAACAGGGTTTCAGTTACAGTTAtgtttatggtcacatgtacccaggtacagtgaaaagtggaaagacaatacatgattacaatcgagccgtccacagtgtacagatacaggataagggaataatgtttagtgcaaggtaaagccagtaaagtctgatcgaagatagtccgagggtcaccaatgaggtggatgggaggtcaggaccgctctctagttggtgagaggacggttcagttgcctgataacagccgggaagaaactgcccctgaatctggaggtgtgcgttcgtattcacacttctgtacctcttgcccgatgggagaggggagaagagggagtgaccggggtgagactggtccttgatgatgctgctggccttgccgaggcagcgtgaggtgtagatggaggcgatggaagggaggttggtttgtgtgatggtctgggctgcatccacaatatgAAACAGGATGTGGACAGTTCAGCTCGAACAGGGACCACACTGGACCTTGTGGTCAGATCCTGGCCAGATGACCCGTGTTTCAGTGGGAAAAgggagggatcttattgaaacataagattattaaggttttggacacgctagaggcaggaaacatgttcccgatgttgggggagtccagaaccaggggccacacacatagtttaagaataaggggtaagccatttagaacggagacgaggaaacactttttcacacagagaattgtgagtctgtggaattctctgcctcaaagggcggtggaggccggttctctggatactttcaagagagagctagatagggctcttaaaaataacggagtcaggggatatgggaagaaggcagggacggggtactgattggggatgatcagccatgatcacattgaatggtggtgctggctcgaggggccgaatggcctactcctgcacctattgtccattgtccataAAACATCTTGgtcacagtgatcacaacttctccAGGGCCCAGATTCCAGGCGACCAGATCCCCTGCACTGGTGCTCAGGAGAAGTTTGTTTTTATAACAAAAaataatgtattcaattatttacaataatatgtacagTATGAACTAAATCAAAATGAATCCCAGCACCATACTACAGGTCAAACAAATACGCTTCAATACTAAATACACTATGATGCAACTATTCCCCATGGTGgtcaaggatacattccaccccccgcggtgtccagcggtcccggaacccccagggtgcccgtggacaggacgTAGTCCCTCCCTAAACCCACCTGGTAACGGATGTAACCCCGGAATAGGGGAAGGCAGCCGGCTCAGGTAAAGCCCTCGtccgcctggcaccgtgactcgcggatggccaacttggccaggcccaggagcaacacaACCACGACATCTTCGGTCTCactgggggcccccctcgcgaccggaaggcaacaccgaccgccacttggtgtccggacggtagaCCAGGgtgaggaagtgtaaggtgtggaggaggagcccgtacaggacacgcctccctgcgtctcagaGAGAGGTGAAGGTTGTCGAGGAAAGGTGTGGGACCGTCTCCCGGGAAGGATTACAGCGCCTGggtccggctgagcgggggtttGCTCAGCGTGAGTACTCCACACGttcgagcccccccccccccgacactcggTGGGGCGGGACATGCGCCGGCCACTCTCGCACCCGAGCCGTCGCCCTCTGCCGGCGAGCGGGGGTTTGGTCAGCGTGAGTGTGGTGAACATCGGCACAACTCACGGCACTGGCTCTCTGCTTGGTGAGACCTCCCGGTATTGCCGAGCGCTGGAATAGATATTACCAGCAGGGGGACGGGTATTCCCGGTGTTCTGAGTGGTGTAAAGTGCGGATTAAAGTTTGTTTCTCACCCGATTGCCTTTCACTCCGGGAAGTCCGGGCAAACCATCAAAACCACGGTCACCCTGGGAAACAAAACGTCAGCAACACGGCACGGCAATATTCACACCCGCGGGGAaacgagtgtgtgtgagtgtgagtgtgggtgtgagtgtgagtgtgggtgtgagtgtgggtgtgagtgtgggtgtgggtgtgagtgggtgtgagtgggtgtgagtgtgggtgtgggtgtgagtgggtgtgagtgtgggtgtgagtgggtgtgggtgtgagagtgggtggatgtgggtgtgagtgtgagtgtgggtgtgagtgtgagtgtgggtgtgagtgtgggtgtgagtgtgggtgtgggtgtgagtgggtgtgagtgggtgtgagtgtggatgtgagtgtgggtgtgagtgtgggtgtgggtgtgagtgtgggtgtgagtgtgggtgtgggtgagtgtgggtgtgggtgtgagtgtggttgtgagtgagtgtgggtgtgagtgagtgtgggtgtgcgCACGAGACTGTTTaccatatgtgtgtgtgagacacTATTTGTAgcagactgagtgtgtgtgtgtgcgtgagtgtgcacaTGGTGTGTGAAtcagagtgtgtgtatgtgtgggtgagtgtgggtgtgagtgtgagtgtgggtgtgagtgtatgtgtgagtgagggtgagtgggtgtgaatgtgagtgtatgtgtgagtgagggtgtgtgtgggtgtgagtgtatgtgtgagtgtgggtgtgggtataggtgtgagtgtgggtgtgagtgtatgtgtgagtgtgggtgtaggtgtgggtgtgggtgtgagtgtgggtgtgagtgtatgtgtgagtgtgggtgtaggtgtgggtgtgggtgtgagtgtgggtgtgagtgtgagattatgtgtgagagtgggtgagggtgagtgggtgtggatgtgagtgtatgtgtgagtgagtgtgggtgtgagtatgtgtgagtgagtgtgtgagtgtgggtgtgagtgtatgtgtgagtgtgggtgtgagtatgtgtgagtgagggtgagtgtgggtgtgagtgggtgtgagtgtgggtgtgggtgtgagtgggtgtgagtgggtgtgggtgtgggtgtgagtgtgagtgagtgtgggtgtgagtgggtgtgggtgtgcgCGCGAGACTGTTTaccatatgtgtgtgtgagacacTATTTGTAgcagactgagtgtgtgtgtgtgtgcgtgagtgtgcacaTGGTGTGTGAATcagagtgtgtgtacgtgtgagtgagggtgagtgtgggcgtgagtgtgagtgtatgtgtgagtgagggtgtgtgtgtgggtgtgtgagggtgagtgtgggtgtgagtgcatgtgtgagtgtgggt
The Amblyraja radiata isolate CabotCenter1 unplaced genomic scaffold, sAmbRad1.1.pri scaffold_1273_ctg1, whole genome shotgun sequence genome window above contains:
- the LOC116969819 gene encoding collagen alpha-1(XI) chain-like, which translates into the protein MRGPSGPMGLTGRSGPVGIPGSLGLKGDSGDSGPQGPRGIQGMTGSIGRFGKRGRQGADGSRGMPGETGGKGDRGFDGLPGLPGVKGNRGETGGQGPPGTTGEDGMRGDDGEIGPRGLPGESGSRGLLGPRGSPGPSGQPVRHRTSIRE